A stretch of DNA from Acidimicrobiales bacterium:
GGCCAGCGTGACGGGTGTGATCTCCTCGGCGAAGAAGCCGTTCTCCTGGTTGGCCACGGCGAGATCCTGCGAGCGCTTGGCGAACTCGTCCATCTCGAGACGCGAGACGTTCTCGTACTGCACGACGTTCTCGGCCGTCTGGCCCATCGCGATGTAGATGTCGGGCAGGCCCTCTGGCGGAGTCCATGTTGCAGCGCCGCCGCCGGAACGCTCGAGCGTGCGGGCGCCGGACGGCTTGAAGATCTCGTTCGGCGCGCTGTCGGAGAAACCCGCGGCGTACCGGCTGACCGTCTCAACCCCCGCGGCGATGAAGATGTCGCCCTCGCCCGCCTTGATCGCGTGGGCTGCCATGCGAATCGTCTGCAGGCTCGACGAGCAGTAGCGGTTGACGGTGACGCCGGGGACGTCATCGAGACCGGCGAGCACGGCAACGACCCTGGCGATGTTGAAGCCCGCCTCACCGGCCGGCTGACCACAGCCCATGATGATGTCCTCGACCAGCGTCGGGTCGAGGTCGGGCACCTTGGCGAGTAGCGCCGTGACGATCTGGGCGGACAGGTCGTCCGGGCGGATCGTGGTGAGCGTTCCCTTGTTGGCACGGCCGATCGGGCTGCGTGCGGTGGCGACGATCACGGCTTCAGTCATGGAGGGACCCCTTCAATCGAGATTCGAACGGGGCCTATCTTACCGACGGGT
This window harbors:
- a CDS encoding acetyl-CoA C-acetyltransferase encodes the protein MTEAVIVATARSPIGRANKGTLTTIRPDDLSAQIVTALLAKVPDLDPTLVEDIIMGCGQPAGEAGFNIARVVAVLAGLDDVPGVTVNRYCSSSLQTIRMAAHAIKAGEGDIFIAAGVETVSRYAAGFSDSAPNEIFKPSGARTLERSGGGAATWTPPEGLPDIYIAMGQTAENVVQYENVSRLEMDEFAKRSQDLAVANQENGFFAEEITPVTLADGTVVDKDDGPRAGVTLEGLAALKPVFRPDGQVTAGNACPLNDGAAAVIVMSDTRAKELGITPLARIVSSGVSGLNPEIMGLGPIEASRQALARAGKTIDDIDLVEINEAFAAQVIPSAKHLGIPWDKLNVKGGAIALGHPFGMTGARIMTTLIHALQDEDKTFGLETMCVGGGQGMAMIVERLS